From Penicillium psychrofluorescens genome assembly, chromosome: 1, one genomic window encodes:
- a CDS encoding uncharacterized protein (ID:PFLUO_001230-T1.cds;~source:funannotate) yields MAPDLPLPLTESGEDPETPAQAQQEETVSVSKWPRSRSPSASAKSAENKLRTVSDVINRLLWDPSFDHSDFIIGYEDRFEGRLEASLGSWKKDLTDEEFIPQHRILYIKRRDGEIVWDRRRRIDTIFHSGNSAFPELAFLA; encoded by the exons ATGGCGCCCgaccttcctcttcctctgaCTGAGAGTGGTGAGGATCCTGAGACTCCGGCACAGGCTCAGCAGGAAGAAACGGTATCCGTGTCCAAATGGCCGAGAAGTAGATCGCCTTCAGCGTCTGCGAAATCTGCCGAGAACAAACTGCGCACTGTGTCCG ACGTGATCAATCGCCTGCTATGGGATCCCAGTTTCGATCACAGTGACTTTATTATTGGCTATGAGGATCGATTCGAGGGACGCCTGGAGGCCAGTTTGGGGTCGTGGAAGAAGGACTTGACGGACGAGGAGTTCATTCCGCAGCATCGCATCCTGTACATCAAGCGCCGTGATGGTGAAATCGTGTGGGATCGACGACGACGCATCgacaccatcttccacagTGGCAACTCGGCCTTTCCCGAGTTGGCCTTTCTGGCTTGA
- a CDS encoding uncharacterized protein (ID:PFLUO_001231-T1.cds;~source:funannotate) has translation MDPSKHRKPSLPRLTTNLTSTGRSRSTASLPVLVSKSLQDANVEKPTFQPTLFPGKNEDDENAPPAVHYAPADSRTLYVTQKSVEDEPVSKLKTLYYEDAFTTRGSHSSPKERVGQDSVVVAELKTNWKVRAAGRDSDLSANTETQAEDDSPKDGTTKLVEDLALRLAQVYQRPESSMMVTIQQDACLLFGCASAPAYLLKIYALPHLIAPITNLRNTGLIQKALQELLGVAPDRGVVIYLPTEEYNLATNGVTACGEISRLERLSQDENPGLFRTISRSMSRRLKSGSGHSQPNLINPAVQSPVSPSVPEILPDPVSAAEEVKSIASPKDQDSPRGRKRDSFRDKVFNRLRFHDHLASQVKEKMAEPEGEKY, from the coding sequence ATGGATCCCTCTAAGCACAGAAAACCGTCTCTGCCTCGCCTGACTACCAACCTGACTTCTACTGGACGTTCACGCTCCACTGCGTCGCTGCCTGTTTTGGTCTCCAAGTCGCTGCAGGACGCGAACGTGGAGAAGCCCACTTTTCAGCCTACTTTGTTCCCCGGAAAGaacgaagacgacgagaaTGCTCCTCCCGCCGTGCATTATGCGCCGGCTGACTCTCGGACGCTCTATGTGACCCAGAAGAGTGTGGAGGATGAGCCCGTTTCCAAGCTAAAAACTCTCTACTACGAGGACGCGTTTACCACGCGCGGTTCGCACAGTTCGCCCAAAGAGCGAGTTGGTCAGGACTCGGTGGTCGTTGCAGAGCTGAAAACCAACTGGAAAGTACGTGCGGCTGGTCGGGATAGTGATCTCTCTGCTAACACCGAGACGCAGGCCGAAGATGATAGCCCCAAGGATGGCACCACTAAGCTGGTTGAGGATCTCGCCCTGCGTCTTGCCCAGGTCTACCAGCGGCCTGAAAGCTCGATGATGGTCACGATCCAGCAGGACGCCTGCCTTCTCTTTGGCTGCGCATCCGCGCCCGCCTATCTGCTGAAGATCTACGCTCTGCCACACCTGATTGCGCCCATAACCAATCTTCGCAACACCGGTCTCATCCAGAAGGCACTTCAAGAACTACTGGGTGTAGCACCGGACCGGGGGGTGGTCATCTACCTCCCGACAGAGGAATACAATCTTGCGACGAATGGAGTGACGGCGTGCGGAGAGATCTCTCGTCTGGAACGCCTTTCTCAGGACGAAAACCCTGGTCTCTTCAGGACTATCTCGCGGTCCATGAGCCGACGTTTGAAGTCGGGTAGCGGCCACAGTCAACCAAATCTCATCAACCCTGCTGTTCAGAGCCCTGTCTCGCCCTCTGTGCCCGAGATTTTACCAGATCCTGTCTCTGCTGCGGAAGAGGTAAAGTCGATCGCGTCACCCAAGGACCAAGATTCTCCGCGTGGTCGGAAGCGAGATAGCTTCAGGGACAAGGTTTTCAATCGTTTGCGCTTCCATGATCATCTGGCATCccaggtgaaggagaagatggctgaGCCTGAGGGCGAAAAGTAT